The Deltaproteobacteria bacterium IMCC39524 region CTACGCAGTTCGGTCATGTAACCAAACATTTCCGAGAGTGGGATGTGGGCGCGGACGAGGTCGACAACCTCTCGAGACTCCATCCCTTCGACACGCCCACCCTTCTGCTGCAGGCCGCCATAAACCTTACCGGAAAACTCTCCCGGGGAGATAATTTCCAGCGCCATCACCGGTTCGAGCAATACGGGTTTTGCGGCCCGGAGCGCCAGCGTCAGACCCCGCTGCGCCGCGGCACGCACGCCAAGCACGGAAGTGACTCCCGGTGTCACCGGCAACTGGTCAACAACAACAGATATATCAACCATCGGATAGCCGATCTGTACCCCGGAGCCGAGGGCCATCGTCAAGGTTTCTCGCAGCGCACTCAGAATCTCTTCGCTTAAACCTTCCGTATCAAGAGGGGGCAGCAGAATCTCGTTTCCGGACCCACGCTCACGCGGAGCAACCCGTAAACTGACTTCTCCCCTCTGCAGTTTACCATCGATCTCGCGCTCGAAGGTTTCGGTGTGGCTAGCCTCAGCAGAAACACTTTCGCGGTAAACAACCTGCGGTTGGCCAGCATTGACCTCAACACCGAAATCATCGAGCAAGCGGCGAAGCACCACTTCCAGATGCAGTTCACCCATTCCGGTCAAAACCGTCTGGCCGGTGTCTTCATCTTCCCGCACGCGGAAAGTCGGGTCTTCCCACTGCAGTTTCTCAAGGGAGAGCATCAGCTTGTCACGATCCTGAACCTGGCGCGGCTCCACCGCCAGAGAGACTACCGGCTCAGGGACAGCGAGGCCAGCAAGTAAGAAGGGTTGTTCAGCGCCGCAGAGGGTATCACCGGTCAAAGCGTCTTTGAGTCCCGCGACAGCGACGATATCCCCGGCACGAGCAACATCAATGCGTTCACGCTTATGGGCATGCATGCGGAAAAGTCGCGCCGCCCGCTCCCGAACGTTTTGGGTCGCGTTCAACAAGGTCTCCCCCGCCTTCAATTCACCGGAATAGATGCGCAGGTAGGTCAACTTGCGCCCTTCATCGGAGAGCACCTTAAAAGCCAGCGCGCAAAGTGGCCCGGAAATATCACATGGCAGGAGAATGCTTTCGTCACCATTCGGGCTGCGGACTGAAACCGGTGGGAGCTCAAGAGGAGAAGGTAAAAGAGCAGTGACTGCATCCAGAACCGGCTGAATGCCCTTGTTGCGCAAAGCGGAACCGAGAAAGACTGGGAAGAGCTCTCCGGCAAGGACACCCTTGCGTAAAGCTGGAGCGACGCGTTCTGCCGCAACCTCCCGTCCTTCGAGGAAATCTGCGAGCAGGTCGTCATCCCAGTCTGCAGCCGCTTCAATCACAGCTTCT contains the following coding sequences:
- the fusA gene encoding elongation factor G, with product MSQPDLKKIRNIGIISHIDAGKTTVSERILYYCGEIHKLGEVHDGMATMDWMAQEQDRGITITASSTSCRWRDIWINLIDTPGHIDFTIEVERSLRVLDGAVAIFSAVEGVQPQSESVWHQANRYGVPRICLINKLDRVGSDYQAVLEQIQERLGARPVLMQLPLGEEGEFHSVVDLVNEVVQTFSEDDLGVDVGCSPVPEELREKVAAAREAVIEAAADWDDDLLADFLEGREVAAERVAPALRKGVLAGELFPVFLGSALRNKGIQPVLDAVTALLPSPLELPPVSVRSPNGDESILLPCDISGPLCALAFKVLSDEGRKLTYLRIYSGELKAGETLLNATQNVRERAARLFRMHAHKRERIDVARAGDIVAVAGLKDALTGDTLCGAEQPFLLAGLAVPEPVVSLAVEPRQVQDRDKLMLSLEKLQWEDPTFRVREDEDTGQTVLTGMGELHLEVVLRRLLDDFGVEVNAGQPQVVYRESVSAEASHTETFEREIDGKLQRGEVSLRVAPRERGSGNEILLPPLDTEGLSEEILSALRETLTMALGSGVQIGYPMVDISVVVDQLPVTPGVTSVLGVRAAAQRGLTLALRAAKPVLLEPVMALEIISPGEFSGKVYGGLQQKGGRVEGMESREVVDLVRAHIPLSEMFGYMTELRSATQGRGSFTMAFSHYDKVPVSVLERLGLK